The Flavobacterium psychrophilum genome includes a region encoding these proteins:
- a CDS encoding deoxyribodipyrimidine photolyase, protein MTIFWFRRDLRLKDNTGLFEALSADDNVLPIFIFDKNILAELSKDDARVSFIHKLLDDLNSELKKHKKSLAVFHDEPENIFTQLLKEHDITAVYTNHDYEPYALKRDKQIHQLLADNTIDFETFKDQVIFEKNQVVKDDGTPYVVYTPYMKKWKDAFHKQSLRMHHSENKIENIASHSYPFLSLHDIGFTESKIKPITFDLSGPVITNYKDTRDFPAIDGTSHLSPYLRFGAVSIREVVKKASENSKETFLNELIWREFFMQILWHFPETVTKSFRPKYDDIKWRNNETEFKAWCEGKTGYPIVDAGVRELNATGTMHNRVRMVVASFLCKHLLIDWRWGEAYFAEKLFDYEQSSNIGNWQWAAGSGVDAAPYFRIFNPSEQVKKFDKDLKYIRKWVPEFEDLDYRPIVDHKEARERALRVYKEAVK, encoded by the coding sequence ATGACGATATTCTGGTTTAGACGTGATTTGCGTTTAAAAGATAACACAGGACTTTTTGAAGCTTTAAGTGCTGACGACAATGTGCTTCCAATTTTTATTTTTGACAAAAATATACTCGCTGAATTATCGAAAGATGATGCCCGCGTATCATTTATACATAAGCTCCTTGACGATTTAAATAGCGAACTTAAAAAGCATAAAAAGTCATTGGCCGTATTTCATGACGAACCTGAAAATATCTTCACGCAATTACTTAAAGAGCATGATATTACAGCAGTGTATACCAATCATGATTATGAGCCATATGCTTTAAAAAGGGATAAACAAATACATCAGTTGTTAGCGGATAATACTATTGATTTTGAAACATTTAAGGATCAGGTTATATTCGAAAAAAACCAGGTCGTGAAAGATGATGGAACTCCTTATGTTGTATACACCCCTTATATGAAAAAGTGGAAGGATGCCTTTCATAAACAATCTCTAAGGATGCATCATTCAGAGAATAAAATTGAAAATATCGCATCTCACTCCTACCCTTTTTTAAGCTTACATGATATTGGTTTTACTGAATCTAAAATCAAACCTATAACTTTTGATCTTTCCGGTCCGGTAATTACAAATTATAAAGACACCCGTGATTTTCCCGCAATTGACGGTACATCACACCTTAGTCCGTATTTGCGATTTGGAGCCGTAAGTATCAGGGAAGTTGTTAAGAAAGCTTCGGAGAACAGTAAAGAAACATTTCTTAATGAATTAATATGGCGCGAATTCTTCATGCAGATACTTTGGCATTTCCCTGAAACGGTAACAAAAAGTTTCCGCCCTAAATATGACGATATAAAATGGCGGAATAATGAAACTGAGTTCAAAGCGTGGTGCGAAGGAAAAACAGGATACCCTATCGTAGATGCAGGTGTGCGGGAACTAAATGCAACAGGAACGATGCACAATCGTGTGCGTATGGTTGTTGCAAGCTTTTTATGCAAACACCTATTAATTGACTGGCGTTGGGGAGAGGCTTACTTTGCTGAAAAGTTATTTGATTATGAGCAGTCCAGTAATATTGGTAACTGGCAATGGGCAGCAGGCAGTGGCGTAGATGCAGCTCCCTATTTCAGGATTTTTAATCCCAGCGAACAGGTTAAGAAATTTGATAAAGACCTGAAATATATACGTAAATGGGTTCCTGAATTTGAAGACCTTGATTACAGGCCAATTGTAGACCATAAAGAAGCCAGAGAACGTGCTTTGCGGGTATATAAGGAAGCGGTTAAATAA